The Thalassospira sp. TSL5-1 sequence CAAAGGCGGCCATATCCGGCCCGTCGGCCAAAAAGGGAATGGCGATAATGTGGGCGCGATGGGCGTGAAACAGGGCATGAAAGTTGAAATAACACGGGTCATCGACAAAAACCGTATCGCCCGGTTCAATTAGCAAACGACATAAAAGGTCAATCGCCTGGGTGCCCGATTCCGTTAACATGATCTGGCCCGGGGCCGGGGTGATGCCATGTTCGGCCATGCGCCGTGCCAGATGGTCCCGCAACGGAAGCAGGCCCAGCGGGGTGGCGTAATCCGTAATGGTGGCATCAGGGCCGCGTGCCAAATGGCGCAGGGCGCGGCGAATGGCATCATTTGGCATCCAGTCGGGTGGTAGCCAGCCGCAGCCGGGTTTTAACACGGCATCGTCACTGTTAAGCGATTGTCGCGACACCCAGAATGGGTCAATCGCGCGGTCGAGTTTCGGGGCCAGTTGCGCAATCGACAAGGGGGCCGTTTGCCCGGCAACAAAAAATCCTGATCCCCGGCGCGAGATAAGGGTGCCTTCCGCCACCAGCCGGTCATAGGCATCGACAACGGTGGATTTTGACACCCCCATTGTTTCCGCACTTTGCCGAATGGAGGGAATACGCGCTCCGGCCACCAGGCTGCGATTGCCGATGCGCTGGCGAATATGGGCCATTACCTGATTTACAAGGCTGTCGGCACGGTCAGTTTTGGGCGGCGAAGCCGGAATTTGCGCCATTTGTACTTCCAATAATACCAATACAGTTTGTCAAAATTGTATTGGTATTATGTCTGGCGCATTTGCGTGCGGCAAGCGAATGCTGCTTCTGTGCTTATGCAGAAGGAGGTCATGATGAACCGCACAACACAGGGCTGGATTTTCGGGTTTTTGGGAATGCTGGTTTTTAGCGGGTCGCTGCCAGCCACCCGTTTGGCAATGGCGGGGTTTGACCCGATATTTTTAACCGTGGCGCGTGCGGTTTTGGCCGGGGCAATGGCGGCCGCAATTTTGTTGCTGACCCGTCAGGCCTGGCCGGGACGGCGCGAGGTATCGTCGCTGCTGCTTGTTTCGTTGGGCACTGTGGTGGGGTTTCCGCTGCTAACCGCGCTGGCGTTGCAATATATCACCGCCGCGCATTCGGTGATTTTTATTGGTCTGCTACCGCTTTCAACCGCCATATTTGGCGTGTTGCGCGGCGGCGAACGGTTACGCCCGGTTTTTTGGCTGTTTAGCGGATTGGGCAGTGCGCTGATTTGTGGTTATGCCCTCCGCAATGGCGTGAATGGTGCGCTGGCGGGTGATTTGCTGATGTTATGTGCCATCGTCGTCTGTGGTCTTGGCTACGCCGAGGGGGCGACGCTTTCGCGCAAGATGGGCGGCTGGCAGGTCATTTGTTGGGCCCTGGTGGCCGCATTGCCGGTGATGCTGGTGTTGCTGTTTCTCACCATGCCAGCCAGTTTTGCATCGATCGATGCTGCCTCGTGGTGGTCGCTGGCATATGTTGCGATTTTTAGCAGCATTGTTGGCTTTTTACTATGGTATCGCGGCCTGGCCTTGGGCGGTATCGGCGCGGTGGGGCAATTGCAATTGCTGCAACCGTTTTTCGGCATGATGCTGGCGGCGGTCATCTTGTCGGAAAATGTCGATCAGGCAATGGTCTTGGTTACAATGGCGGTAATTGCCTGTGTGTTCGGGGCCAAGCGGTTTGCCCGCCCGGTGGCACGTCAGGGCTAGTTATTCCTGACCTGTTGGTAGGGTCGGGGAATGCAGACTGTTCCCTTGTTCGTGCGAAGCCGTTAAGCTTCCTGTCATTCCTTTCCCAACCAGCAGGGACCAGACAGATTATGCCAACGATCCTGAAATATCGCGATGCCGTGCCCGTGATTGATGAAACCGCCTTTATTGCGCCCAATGCCACAATCATTGGCGATGTGGAAATTGGCCCGGAAACCGGGATCTGGTTTGGCTGTGTTATTCGCGGTGATGTGCATGAAATTCGCATTGGCGCGCGCACCAATATCCAGGACCTAACGATGGTGCATGTCGCCAAGGACAAGTTTGGCACCTATATCGGCGATGATGTCACCATCGGGCATTCGGCTGTTATTCATGCCTGTACGCTGGAGGATCGCTCCTTTGTGGGCATGTCGGCAA is a genomic window containing:
- a CDS encoding DMT family transporter; amino-acid sequence: MNRTTQGWIFGFLGMLVFSGSLPATRLAMAGFDPIFLTVARAVLAGAMAAAILLLTRQAWPGRREVSSLLLVSLGTVVGFPLLTALALQYITAAHSVIFIGLLPLSTAIFGVLRGGERLRPVFWLFSGLGSALICGYALRNGVNGALAGDLLMLCAIVVCGLGYAEGATLSRKMGGWQVICWALVAALPVMLVLLFLTMPASFASIDAASWWSLAYVAIFSSIVGFLLWYRGLALGGIGAVGQLQLLQPFFGMMLAAVILSENVDQAMVLVTMAVIACVFGAKRFARPVARQG
- a CDS encoding PLP-dependent aminotransferase family protein, encoding MAQIPASPPKTDRADSLVNQVMAHIRQRIGNRSLVAGARIPSIRQSAETMGVSKSTVVDAYDRLVAEGTLISRRGSGFFVAGQTAPLSIAQLAPKLDRAIDPFWVSRQSLNSDDAVLKPGCGWLPPDWMPNDAIRRALRHLARGPDATITDYATPLGLLPLRDHLARRMAEHGITPAPGQIMLTESGTQAIDLLCRLLIEPGDTVFVDDPCYFNFHALFHAHRAHIIAIPFLADGPDMAAFEHAAEQNRPRLYVTNSGLHNPTGASLSPVKAHRLLKICEKHNITIIEDDIFADFETSPAPRLAAFDGLENVVHIGSFSKTLSASIRCGYIATNPDWIDKLLDLKIATSFGGGNLSSALVLSVLRDGSYRKHMEHVRQRLARAMTDCASQLDVLGITPVTPPGAGMFLWARLPHDMDAANLAHAALKQNIILAPGNVFSLSKSAGSLMRFNVTQSLHPRILAFLNHEITRAAGC
- a CDS encoding gamma carbonic anhydrase family protein, producing the protein MPTILKYRDAVPVIDETAFIAPNATIIGDVEIGPETGIWFGCVIRGDVHEIRIGARTNIQDLTMVHVAKDKFGTYIGDDVTIGHSAVIHACTLEDRSFVGMSATVMDGCVIEQGAMLGAGALLAPGKRIPAGQLWAGVPARKVRDLAQEEIEFFKISADRYAALANVYRTDIASGQAIVSLPDD